The following are from one region of the Oryzias melastigma strain HK-1 linkage group LG22, ASM292280v2, whole genome shotgun sequence genome:
- the si:ch211-272n13.3 gene encoding ankyrin repeat domain-containing protein 26 isoform X4, which translates to MEDCIVSAIRVESKFSDEDESPGKEILRLTGQSVNPEDSAVTHVTESKLPKDAAEAESDVEDDDDKTWNDSEKEEQTPAGGLVSSLMDFQRNLLEKIDKEMSSNPSDEEDVQSDQREEKPQSLWGSSSEDSDAQLPNLSERTAEPKTGLPSDDLPQLPALVSNTSADLKTDQRRGSSARSTDRPGADGADDSEWGSSRNNVSSAAKQPAASPDSRVGTAGQSRERSSSDEEGLDNDPDDPSPVVSGPPEDDEAVIEDGDPEIEEKSHPGGEKEDSWDDDEEQSLSNTRTEPAEEPEKPGAEGTEEDREWVSSAGLRRDGSVGGVKAQREDAGGEHHRWQYDSGHVSIKEETPSPDAGSDLLTKRTAFLPPERSADDLDRDVFLSHPSNHSHGSESEEALPQTDIDDEEALPQTDIDDVDLDSPGETSEAQQVRNMEGSGVQREEEDEDEGGDEDEEDEDVSEEEPGGGGGAAEAEQLREKKRDFLSELGLEKAEEEEDSWDSESHSENSGAPHEEDQRSSAPHQQRSSPAEEHLFYIPSFLRGMEGCRSVGKTRGSQEEAGDSSPGRRAEEAVDEEDPKRKGNGKAWQPLDVLQKLEAEIDQKEDVMEELALGEFDDFEDSSGWDSTSTASKPAPPTRGTSSAKPTDPGAPSPDPEDPGAPSPHLEDPGASGPDPEDPRAPSPDPQDPVPSAERTPQRSSEKRLHDSPSKSGLQPQPRARKRLLLKPEEGSSGGSETTSGNKPNEECRENQQQGETEALPTKTELQESDSSCDGKPWEKPESASPDRSNEAEERHPPNSTSLVPLQTQVRVQQAADAALRRGLVGGARPSRAPPTSGRVNRNPLSVFDDSSLSEESDEERRLQRAEPQQSQNPEDMEVAEDLDELTQSSDTATEDIDSSGYHHASLLVQKLDSASLDPTSIAKLQNIFHEYERTIQKVKSRHGYLSDKVNQLDAERVELKSSLEEVKDAKSALERNQLELQTEVTNLKFQLKQEQENRRNADSMYHSTRDKLRRTEEQQQLDLQDKQKVELMLRNLELEMRTLISNTKRLEEEHSETQRLLSQERSARTLQENLLNSHLRRQQEMEEENKRSVSRSNEALSQLTEASDRERELLQQISTLQAQLAVLRTDLDRSQSSGSLRESQLQEENEALKEKLEDVQRDLKLSNEAVTQTIFSCNNQLTALQSELAKTASRLEGERQLHESLEAELESTRSRLTGALAEVDLRLTAHSEAEKALLREREEHQRLRDKIRGEAASQREAVGGLTQKLAKAEAHENSLENELHRLTLQLTEKSLLLDVLQREKEQAAVRVKELEAALQAERESGSRAAARQEAAQERLAQAHSDAMLLRQQLEEAQNKGSAKERAVTDAQERFSDILSKLRSDCEERVQLLEERNKELAKKAADLCEKMYKLEEEKNDRETNLRQLQQELADSLKKLSMSEASLEVNTRYRSDLEEEKTRLLRDLDRLRAKLEESEDQFVQAERRVHALKSSLSEKEQELAMTGQKLQEALSSSAASALTSKQLEEEVQKLEIENAKLEAAAKQQSRKMEALQKEAEEAVKLTDCSPGGGVRGHLEGLVTNLQTSKMTLEEQLNKEVQKQSVMSHTAQDSQALWEEELKSRSKLGVRLAELEKEKGELSAQMEVEKKKVKKVSEQKKAVDTRLDQEMKRNAELQKEMYRLKTLLKTAKKKLRDQDAGAAELLSPSSSVRMEHSRHAADGRMQDRVEDLQVQLHREAARCNQLERVNGELQNQLDSLSSLSHQNQQLEKSKHQLEEEVLDLRRRMEATQAEYSQVAKERIRQEVQHKLEEVNLFLQTHAASQEALDQMKAANEASLRSQFERRIRELEAELGRARSTEQDSLTQRDSTRFELERFKQLHSEEQRLRKSLSAKLERANSRLAEANSRLLDERSRSLISSGGLLGATRGPPLDLSSLASPAISHGPLNLGVSLLNPAPEGQRSGVDDYLAKMLRELDRSISKELRKANVEVDACTHMDPLTRATQEYLEVMKKNRSL; encoded by the exons ATGGAGGACTGCATCGTCTCCGCCATCAGGGTTGAGTCTAAGTTCTCTGATGAAGATGAGAGTCCCGGAAAGGAAATTCTAAGATTAACAGGTCAAAGCGTAAACCCTGAAGACTCCGCAGTTACGCATGTCACCGAGTCTAAGTTACCTAAGGACGCTGCAGAGGCTGAGAGCGACGTGGAGGACGATGATGATAAAACCTGGAACGACAGTGAAAAAGAAGAGCAGACTCCAGCAGGAGGGCTGGTGAGCTCTTTGATGGATTTTCAGAGAAACCTGTTGGAAAAGATTGATAAAGAAATGAGCAGTAATCCGTCGGATGAAGAAGATGTTCAGTCAGatcaaagagaggaaaaacCACAGTCTTTATGGGGCTCCTCATCGGAGGACAGCGACGCTCAGCTGCCAAACCTGAGCGAAAGAACTGCTGAACCGAAGACCGGACTCCCATCTGATGACCTGCCGCAGCTACCTGCCCTGGTCTCCAACACCTCAGCAGATCTGAAGACAGACCAGCGCCGGGGTTCTTCTGCTCGGTCCACAGACAGACCCGGTGCTGATGGTGCAGACGATTCAGAGTGGGGTTCCTCTAGAAATAATGTCAGTTCTGCTGCAAAACAACCAGCAGCATCACCCGACTCACGTGTGGGAACGGCCGGCCAGAGCAGAGAGCGCTCTTCATCAGACGAGGAAGGTCTGGATAACGACCCAGATGACCCCTCACCTGTGGTGTCAGGACCACCTGAGGACGACGAGGCCGTCATAGAGGACGGAGACCcagaaattgaagaaaaatctCACCCTGGGGGTGAAAAAGAAGACAGCtgggatgatgatgaagagcaaTCCCTGTCCAACACTCGGACTGAGCCCGCAGAGGAACCGGAGAAGCCCGGAGCTGAAGGCACTGAGGAGGACCGAGAGTGGGTCTCCTCGGCTGGACTCCGGAGGGATGGCTCTGTGGGGGGTGTGAAGGCTCAGCGGGAGGACGCCGGCGGCGAGCATCACAGATGGCAGTACGACAGTGGCCACGTCTCGATCAAAGAGGAAACTCCTTCACCTGATGCAGGCAGTGATCTCCTCACCAAGCGGACGGCTTTTCTCCCCCCAGAGCGCTCCGCTGATGACTTAGACAGAGACGTGTTTTTGAGTCATCCCTCCAACCACAGCCACGGCTCAGAGAGCGAGGAGGCGCTGCCTCAAACCGACATCGATGATGAGGAGGCGCTGCCTCAAACCGACATCGATGACGTGGATCTGGACTCTCCTGGTGAGACCTCAGAGGCTCAGCAGGTCAGAAACATGGAAGGAAGTGGCGTCCAG agggaggaggaggatgaggatgaaggaggagacgaggatgaggaggatgaagacgTATCGGAGGAGGAGCCTGGcggtggtgggggggctgctgaAGCAGAGCAGCTCAGAGAGAAAAAACGAG ATTTTCTATCGGAGCTGGGTCTGGAGAAggctgaggaagaggaagattCCTGGGACTCTGAG TCTCACTCTGAAAACTCCGGCGCCCCTCATGAGGAGGACCAGCGCTCCTCAGCTCCCCATCAGCAGAGGTCCTCCCCAGCAGAGGAAC ACTTGTTTTACattccttcttttttaagagggatggagggatgtAGGAGTGTAGGCAAGACCAGAGGCAGCCAGGAGGAGG CTGGAGACAGCAGTCCTGGGAGACGTGCCGAGGAAGCTGTTGATGAAGAGGATCCCAAACGAAAAGGA AATGGGAAGGCATGGCAGCCGCTGGATGTGCTGCAGAAACTTGAAGCAGAGATCGATCAGAAGGAAG ATGTGATGGAAGAGCTTGCTCTGGGGGAGTTCGATGATTTCGAAG ATTCTTCTGGCTGGGATTCCACCAGCACAGCCAGCAAACCGGCCCCGCCAACCCGAGGAACATCTTCTGCCAAACCTACAGACCCCGGAGCTCCCAGTCCAGATCCTGAAGACCCCGGAGCTCCCAGTCCAC ATCTTGAAGACCCCGGAGCTTCTGGTCCAGATCCTGAAGACCCCAGAGCTCCAAGTCCAGATCCTCAAGACCCTGTTCCTTCTGCAGAAAGGACTCCTCAGAGGAGCTCTGAGAAGAGACTGCACGACTCGCCGTCCAAGTCCGGCCTGCAGCCCCAACCTCGGGCCAGAAAGAGGCTCCTTCTGAAACCAGAAGAAG GTTCGTCTGGAGGTTCAGAGACGACAAGCGGCAACAAACCCAACGAAGAATGCAGAGAAAACCAGCAGCAG GGTGAGACAGAAGCCCTGCCCACTAAAACGGAGCTCCAGGAATCGGACTCTTCCTGTGATGGAAAACCATGGGAGAAACCGGAGTCGGCTTCACCTGATCGGTCCAATGAGGCGGAAGAGCGGCATCCTCCCAATAG CACCAGCCTGGTTCCACTGCAGACGCAGGTCCGGGTCCAGCAGGCTGCAGACGCTGCATTACGTCGGGGGCTGGTCGGGGGGGCCCGGCCCAGCAGAGCCCCCCCGACCAGCGGGAGGGTCAACAGGAACCCGCTGTCTGTGTTTGACGATAGCTCTTTAAGTGAAGAGTCGGACGAGGAAAGAAG GTTGCAGCGGGCCGAACCGCAGCAGAGCCAG AACCCTGAAGACATGGAGGTGGCAGAAGACCTGGATGAACTCACGCAGTCGTCAGACACAGCCACAGAAGACATCGACTCCTCTGGCTACCATCATGCATCTCTTCTGGTCCAGAAGCTGGACTCGGCCAGTCTGG ACCCGACCAGCATCGCCAAGCTGCAGAACATTTTCCATGAATACGAGCGGACCATCCAGAAGGTGAAGAGTCGTCATGGTTACCTGTCAGACAAGGTGAACCAGCTGGATGCGGAGAGGGTGGAGTTAAAGAGCTCGCTGGAAGAAGTCAAAGATGCAAAATCTGCACTGGAGCGAAAccagctggagctgcagactgAAGTCACGAACCTGAA ATTCCAGCTGAAACAGGAGCAGGAGAACCGCCGCAACGCCGACAGCATGTACCACAGCACCAGAGACAAGCTGAGGAGGacggaggagcagcagcagcttgatCTCCAGGACAAGCAGAAGGTGGAGCTGATGCTGAGAAACCTGGAGCTGGAGATGAGGACGCTCATCAGCAACACGAAGCGG ctggaggaggagcacaGTGAGACCCAGAGGCTGCTGAGTCAGGAGCGCAGCGCCCGGACACTGCAGGAAAACCTGCTGAACAGCCACCTGAGGAGACAGcaggagatggaggaggagaacaAGAGGAGTGTGAGCAGGAGCAACGAG GCCTTGTCTCAGCTCACCGAGGCCAGCGACCGGGAGagggagctgctgcagcagatctCCACCCTGCAGGCTCAGCTGGCCGTCCTGAGGACCGACCTTGACCGGTCCCAGTCCAGCGGGAGCCTCAGGGAGAgccagctgcaggaggagaacgAGGCGCtgaaggagaagctggaggatgTCCAGCGGGACCTGAAACTTAGCAACGAGGCCGTGACCCAAACCATCTTCAGCTGCAACAACCAGCTGACCGCGCTCCAATCTGAGCTGGCCAAAACTGCCAGCCGCCTGGAAGGTGAGCGCCAACTCCACGAGTctctggaggcggagctggaGTCGACGCGCAGCCGGCTGACGGGAGCGCTGGCGGAGGTGGATCTGCGGCTGACTGCTCATTCCGAGGCGGAAAAAGCTCTGCTGCGAGAGAGGGAGGAGCATCAGCGGCTAAGAGACAAGATCAGAG GTGAAGCGGCGAGCCAGCGTGAGGCCGTCGGTGGCCTGACCCAGAAGCTGGCCAAAGCCGAAGCTCACGAGAACAGCCTGGAGAACGAGCTGCACCGGCTCACGCTGCAGCTGACCGAAAAGAGCCTGCTTCTGGACGTCCTCCAGCGGGAGAAGGAGCAGGCGGCGGTGCGCGTCAAGGAGCTGGAAGCGGCGCTGCAGGCAGAGCGGGAATCCGGCAGCCGAGCGGCGGCGCGCCAGGAAGCGGCACAGGAGCGACTGGCGCAGGCGCACAGCGACGCCATGCTGCTCaggcagcagctggaggaggccCAGAACAAAGGCTCGGCCAAAGAGCGCGCCGTGACCGACGCTCAGGAGCGCTTCAGCGACATCCTGTCCAAACTGCGCTCCGACTGCGAGGAGAGGGTCCAGCTGCTGGAAGAGCGGAACAAGGAGCTTGCCAAAAAAGCTGCCGACCTCTGTGAGAAGATGTACAAGCTGGAGGAAGAGAAGAACGACAGAGAG ACAAACCTGcggcagctgcagcaggagttaGCCGACTCTCTGAAGAAGCTGTCCATGAGTGAAGCCTCCCTGGAGGTAAACACTCGCTACCGCAGCgacctggaggaggagaagactCGGCTGCTCAGAGACCTGGATCGGCTCAGAGCCAAG CTGGAGGAAAGTGAAGACCAGTTTGTGCAGGCGGAGAGACGAGTCCACGCTCTGAAGAGCAGCTTGAGTGAAAAGGAGCAGGAGCTCGCCATGACCGGTCAGAAACTGCAGGAGGCGCTGTCTTCCTCTGCAGCGTCAGCGCTCACCAGcaagcagctggaggaggaggtgcaaaA ACTGGAGATCGAAAACGCCAAACTGGAAGCAGCTGCAAAGCAGCAGAGCAGGAAAATGGAGGCTCTGCAGAAAGAGGCAGAAGAGGCTGTGAAG CTAACTGACTGCTCACCTGGAGGAGGG GTCCGCGGTCATCTGGAGGGCTTGGTAACAAACCTGCAGACCAGTAAGATGACGTTAGAGGAACAGCTCAACAAGGAG GTCCAGAAGCAAAGCGTGATGTCTCACACGGCCCAGGACTCTCAGGCGCTGTGGGAGGAGGAGCTAAAGAGCCGTTCTAAGCTAGGAGTGCGTCTGGCAGAGcttgagaaagaaaaaggggAGCTGAGCGCCCAG ATGGAGGtagagaagaagaaagtgaaGAAGGTCTCGGAGCAGAAAAAGGCCGTGGACACTCGCCTGGATCAGGAGATGAAGAGAAACGCAGAGCTTCAGAAAGAAATGTACAG GCTGAAGACTCTGCTGAAGACGGCGAAGAAGAAGCTGCGGGATCAGGACGCCGGCGCCGCGGAGCTCCTGTCTCCGTCCAGCAGCGTTCGGATGGAGCACAGCAGACACGCAGCTGACGGACGGATGCAGGACAGG GTAGAGGATCTGCAGGTGCAGCTGCACAGGGAAGCTGCTCGATGCAACCAGCTGGAGCGAGTGAACGGAGAGCTCCAGAACCAGCTGGACTCCCTGAGCAGCTTGAGCCATCAGAACCAGCAGCTGGAGAAGAGCAAGcatcagctggaggaggaggttcTGGATCTGCGGCGCCGCATGGAGGCCACGCAGGCCGAGTACAGCCAGGTGGCCAAGGAGCGGATCCGGCAGGAGGTGCAGCACAAGCTGGAGGAGGTCAACCTCTTCCTCCAG ACCCACGCCGCTTCTCAGGAGGCGCTGGACCAGATGAAAGCGGCCAACGAGGCCAGCCTGCGCTCTCAGTTTGAGCGGAGGATCCGAgagctggaggcggagctgggGCGGGCCCGCAGCACTGAGCAGGACAGCCTGACGCAGAGAGACTCCACCCGCTTTGAGCTGGAGCGCTTCAAGCAGCTGCACTCGGAGGAGCAGCGTCTCCGCAAGTCCTTGTCTGCCAAGCTGGAGAG GGCCAACAGTCGGCTGGCAGAAGCCAACTCCAGGCTGCTGGACGAGCGCAGCAGGTCCCTCATCTCCAGTGGGGGTCTGCTGGGGGCCACGCGGGGGCCCCCGCTGGACCTCAGTTCTCTGGCTTCTCCAGCTATCTCTCACGGGCCTCTCAACCTTGGGGTTTCCCTCCTCAATCCTGCCCCCGAGGGCCAGCGCAGCGGCGTGGACGACTACCTGGCAAAG